The sequence aaagaactaagtttagaatatatatagcacagaggaatttagaacatgtgtgaaacactaactaacactaaactgaacttaaacactgtctgaaacatgtatgatatattgaagaaatacatcaaatgataacctgtgattcagttttcttttacattctCAGAACATCATAAAGAAGGTGAGCGGTCAGAAGTTTGTTTACAAGTTCGTCAGTCAGCCCGACCCCTCGCTGCCTGACGGGATACGTAACGGAGACGAGAGCCAGAGGAGGGACAACGCCGACCCAAACGGCCAATCAAAAGGCCTTGTGGGCGTGGCCTCAACCTGTCCATCAAAGGGTTTACCACAGGTACACTTTGGCATTATTTTCCCTTTGTGGATTTCTGCAGGATATGGAGAAACACACTGATATGATCgcactgattgattgattgattggtttcTGTGTGGATCCGCAGCGCTCCTCACCCAGCAGCTCCCAGAAAAGCTCCCGTAACGACTACATGAAGTCTGGCCTCTACTCCACCTTCACCATCCAATCACTGCAGGCCTCGCCCAACCCACGGCCAATcaaaacagagctgctgctgcaacaaGACCCCGCCTCCAAGGTGGACCTTACGGccagagaggtgagagagagagagagagagagagagaaagactgacCCCAAACATGCGAACAAACACGCTTCGATCTACGCAAAATCGATTTTGCACGTTGTTGTATTCTAGTGTGTCTCATAGGCTTGTGACTATCGATCAGATAGTCAATCTGATCGATAGTCATGGTCATAGTTGTTTTCAATATTAAGGAACTAAATTGttgtagaaaataaaatctaaatctggtggagtgatggaggaggtgatgggcTCGTCTATCAGAGATCTCTGGTTATGACAGTAGgttgatatgaaaataaaaacgaTTGCACAACCCTAGGAATTGGTGAACATATCATTGCACTGTGGAATTTTGAGGACACAATAGTACAGGACTGGCGGGCTGccaggtcaaaaaaaaaaaatttaatgcccaaaataaagccaaatatccattcattcggaaattTAAAGCGTTTGGGAGCCCCGAGttgtgagtcaacctctgtgtcgttgcctgagAAACTCGTGATAGTGCAGCTCTGTTTAAGGAACAGGGTAGTGCATAAAATGTGGCGTAGCAGGTGAGTGAGCGGTTGAGTGAAAGAGcaagcggcagaaaagtgacggtgaatgtgagtGGATTAGAGAAGCAGTGAGTggtcaatctggcagtaaatgtacagtacagactatagtgtgtcagttaataaatactgcagcttctcaagacacATCTGTTGCTGTTAGCTCCACAGTTAGCGACagtgggttagcctaacctgcagacgctaaacagagaaatagagaaagaagaaatgtgtGCCCAACCCCTCCGGCATCGCCCCCAggccaaagcagtcaacctcTGGGAAACACTGGTAGATACATTAACTCATGCTGTGTGCTGTCcagagacacacagatacaaCAGCAGGTGATACAGTAACTATAGTGGGCTGTGCTCTGGTCCCATAGACTAAACACTGAGGTGATGCCGCACacaagtttgacaaaaaaaaaacaacaaaaacaaagcattttaaCACAAAGTTCTGCTGTTACTCAAAGCATTAAAATATTCTGATCTCTCTCCTGGctttgtttcctcttcctcttcctcctcttcctcctctcaggTCTGTTTATTATCGGAGTCTAAATCCTCTCCATCAGTAGGCGGCGCTGTTGATCCTGCTCTCCAGGTGATCGTCACTCAGCCATCTCCCTGTCCGACTCCAGCTCTCAGCCCCCAGATACCTGCCAACACCTCCAGTCAATCACAGGTCAATAATAGGCCACGCCCCCTCACGGGTCACATTTTAACGACCTTGTTAGCTGTCCTCCAGCGCCACCATCAGGACAATTTTAGCTCCACTGCTGTATGTCcaacagttttctttctttctttcccagAATCCTCCGGCTCCTCCGCTGAACGACCCTCCCCAGATTTATCTCACCAGCATCGGGGATCCTTCCTCCCTCACCCCCCTCATCCCCCTGGGTCCCGTCGGTGGGTCGGTGAGTCCCGTCCCTCCGCCCCACGTCGCCATGGGCCCCCAGGTGCCGCAACAGGATGACTGCGGGGGAGTCGCCAACACTGCCAGCTTCCCTCCTCACCCCCACGCTGCTCCTCACCAGAATCACCCCCCGCCCGTTTTCGTCATCAtcaaccctcctcctcctcagcagcagcagcagcaacaacaacagcagcagcagcaacagcagcagcagcagcaacaacagcagcagcagcagcagcaacaacagcagcagcaggcggcCATGGCGGCTGCGCCTCCCTCCGTCGCTGCTCCTTCTGCTCCAACCACCAcacgtcctcctcctccccccatcGTCATCAAGGAGGAGAACCTGCCATCAagggaggagctgctggagatgGTGTCTCTGGAGGAGaaacaggtgagaggaggaggagataaaccATCATCAGTTCATGATTTGATTAACCGGTTGATTTGTTTGACTCGTCTGTGCTCGTTTTTACAGGTTCCTCAGCTGATCTGTGGCTCCGGGGAAGCAGAGCCCCCCCTCACCATCGTGGAGAGCCCGCCCCCTTCCTGCCTGGAGCCTGGGGTCGGAGGTCAACAACCTGGAGGGGAGTGGGGAGCAAAGGGGGAGGCCAAGGACTCGCTAACAGGTaactctttcttttctttaggCGTTGCTATGTGGTTTCTATGGAGCTGCTAAGGTGTTATTAGATACTGTTTGGCTTGTTTGTGTAGCAGCTGTGTCACTAGCTTGTTTCCTAAATGAAGACTGTCTGCCCAAACATCAGAGGAGATtttatggagtattttttatttcattgttcattGAACAGGGACGATGCACAATACAGTTATTGTACCAGATATAACTAAAAGCTCACTTCTCTCTCTGGTCCCTGCAGGGCGGATGATGAttttattcttgtttctttcagttgtgtgtttgagcttcactgtgcagaatgatattatgttcagtttgttttcaccttcatctgcCGAAGgagaaaagtttctctgagctcaccgaaaatcagattttttaagGGGCGgggcctacgagcaggatttgtgacatcacatctagtttggaagccaatcgtggtccagtattcacactgagaacagactttacagtgaaggaggagacatctggtgtccaggAGTTAAACCTctgaaaataatgatatttgcatatatatatattctggatttttaatgagggagaaagagtagatgccattttttttaggattttaaCGTGGTAATAATACTTGTTTGTGGAACATATGTATCACTCATATCACATTCCTTAtcattccaagcagagtatttttatattaatacatgtctggaggggatcgGTCAGTTGTGGTgaataacaataagaaaaagaaagacggTACTAGTTTCTAACTGGGATTAACATTCACCTTCAGGGGAAAAAGAACACAGGTTCTACATCACAGCAAAGTCACCTGTTGCAGATCTGCCAACCTGTACTACgcattttgacatcaaagtGCGCTGCTACGATTTGTCACTCTAAACTACGCAAAAGCTGGTGACGCCTGTGAGTTCGATTCATAAATCTATGGTTCAGTTGTGCACATGCAGAACTCAAGTCCGACAGCAAGAGGCAGCAGCTTGTAGCCTGCCGAAaagcaacagaagaagaagagttcgACCAATCATAGCACCGGATTCATTCCTCCAGCCTTCACCCAAATATCAGCGGGGATATGGTCCATACATCCATGATACAGTCACACTTGACAAATACATGTCACTGATTTTAACCCTCATGATCCCCCCTCTCATTCCAGCTGGTTATTTCCTCAAGTGAGGATGCTACTTTTAACTTTTCCTTTGTTAACGTAAACGGACTGGGGTGGATGTGGAAAGTTGAAGTTGTGAATTGTGTTATGTTAAGGCAGACCTTCCAATTTTGGGAAAATATTTAACGTTAATACCGTTAGCCTAAAGTTACATAATTTTCAAGCTAGCTTGCTTGTTCACCAGGCATTTAAAGTGGCAAAGTAACGTTAGGATATATTGTCCGTATGTCGCAGATTGTAAAACGTGACTTTTTCATTGTGTGTAGTCATAATTATTGTTGCAGCTAAACCCGTAACTGTAATGAGAGGAGCAGTGGCATGATGGACCTGTggcctggtgtgtgtgtgtgtgtgtgtgtgtgtgtgtgtgtgtgtgtgtgtgtgtgtgtgtgtgtgtgtgtgtgtgtgtgttggcactgtagtttataaCTTTGCTTACTCAAGGAAAATTTCAAGGAAACAACCCCTCACTGCAAATGAAGTACAATATTTAAGGAGGGATGTGATGACTCCTATAGTTTCAGCAGCCATGTTTATATTCAGCCTGTATTGTCATTAGATCATCATACCACTGAGTTATAACCTTCCTATAATGAGAACTGTTGTATTAAccagctctaaaatatttatttaaggCTGGTTTgggttttacagctacattgtcatcatctgttcaaattagctgaaaatcatattttcaaaaatcaaattggTTTAAAGTTTGATTATTGTGAAGGTGAAAACAATATGAACTATGtaaatgcagcagtagtggGAGGTTAGTGTGTAGCCTGAGTGAAATTGTGTTCCTTGTGTTCATCTCATAAATCGCCTTGAGAGCTGGGTCGGCCTCTCAAACTGGTTCCTGACATACATTACAGGAAGGAAGTCTTTCATTAGTCTTGGGGAACATGTGTCATAACTTCTGGTGTTGCACAAGGGAGCTGCCTTGGGCTTCTGCTATTCTCAATATATATGCTTCTGctaggtgatgtcatcagagaaCATGATGTTAACTTCCACACACTATGCCGATGATacacaattatatatatatctgtaaaaCCAAGCAATCCACTTGCTCTAAACTCTCTGACTACCTGTCTGTCCACAATCAATAAATGGATGAGTGATGACTttttatgaggaaaaaacagaaatcttaTTAATTGAGATCCTTCAAAGACTTGGCAACCTGACTCCTTTAATCAAACCAGAAGTAACAAGCCTAGGAGTCATTTTAGATTCTGTCTCAAGCTTCAAATCCCATATAAACAAAGTGACTAAAACAGCATTCTTTTATCTCAGAAATATTGCCATGGTTCGACCATTCCTGACTCAACAAGGTGCTGAAAAACtaattcatgcttttttttaatttcaagtaGATTAGACTATTGCAATGCACTTttttagggctgtagtctcccaGTCGACTGctcgattagttggtcgatatgctctcatctgaccaaattctcattggtcaaataatctccgtgttactttcacaaggagaaaagtgctacctcaacagctttccaggattaatccattatttcctgcggcgggagggacagactaacaaattacctgtgaaaacaacgggggtgtattcaaaacacccccgttgttttcacaactttgaactcgcccaacctaacggagactgctgggtctaactgtactcaacgtttactgaacgtttactgaatctgtgtttctcctgtAAGTATAACaacaagaacccccgccaggcccaaaaaatatttttaatgccaaaaataacgtcagatatccattcattcgggaatcaatagtgtttgggagtctctgtgcagcgctgctcTGGTACGcgagtcaacctctgtgtcgttgccttggaaactattggtagcgtaactccgttAAGGAATACGTAATTGcgtagtatgtttgcgtagcgagcgggaaaCTGAgcggcagagaagtgacggtggatgcgagcgggtcagaggaaaaggttagcagtaagttgtcagtgtggcagtaaatgtacagtacagactacagtgtgtcagttaataaatgctaaaaaagtctgttgtttccccaagtgctggagtagtgaagggggttagctctaaagttagcaacaatgggttagcatacCCTGAAAACGCAAAACAgggaaatgtgtggctgctgagttcactctgtcccgttacatcCAACCTCCCCCGCGAccaatcgattagttgaagattatgtacgatttcagtcgaccaagattttctttggttgactacgGCCCTACACTTTTTACAGGTCTTCCTAAAGGGTCAATTGAAAGATTACATCTCATTCAAAACTCCGCGGCCagactattaaaaacaaaatagagaaCACATCACTCCAGGCTTGGCTAGCCTACACCGGCTCCCTGTGTCCTCCAGAATCGACTTCAAAGTCCTGTTACTCGTTTTTAAAGCTCTCAATGGGTCAGGGCCGAGCTACATCAGAGACTCCCTTATTCCTTATGCTCCCTCACGAGCCCTTAGATCATCCTCTGCAGGACTGCTTGAGATCCAAACTCTGGAACACCTCACGGTAGAGAAGCAGTCTCTCTTGAAAGCTTTAAACGATGcttaaaaacatatctttttaacCGAGCCTTTCTTCAACATATGACATGAAGATGACTTTTATATGATATGACTTTTACACCATATCATATACTCAaacattttaatccattttaagGCATTTGTATTCTTATTGATGAATGATTGTCTTTTACTTaagattcattcatttttcctgTTTGCCTCCTTTTATTCTTCCTGTTAATGTtctcaattatttatttgtttatctatctatatgtatgtgtatatatatgtgtgtatgtatgtatatgtatgtatgtatgtatatgtattagttttatttatttatttattttaaaagtgaagcactttgagttgcattttgtatgaaaggtgctatacaaataaagtgaattattattattattattattattattatcatctgtGTTTAGGCaggtgaaagacaaatggacaaacaggCATAAATGACCAACTAACAGTTTTGGCATCTgcacatatttttgtaaacGATCTGTTCCAGGCATCCTTCACATTGTTGTCAGTTTGCTGCATGTGTACACatgttatgtgtatgtttgcaaattatgtacaataattcattgtgtgaacagcagtgatttgcatCCAGGTCGGGGAAGTGGTACTCAAAAAATTCGTCCAGGGTTGGCAGGTCTGCTGTCGCTAAGCGGTAACCGGGGAGATATCTGAGGGCATTTCAAGGTGGTTGTTGTTGGTGTCAGTAGGTGTTTGCTATGGGAGCAGATAAGGAGTTGctattgtgtgtgtacagacaGTTATAAAGGAGCTATTAAATGGCTGCTGCGGTGGATTTTAGGAGGgacgattacagcaagaaaaacatgtttcactgttcattcgGGCTCCAGACACACTTGACGAATTGTGAGCCCGTCCTTTAATTCTGGGTGGTTGTTAGGGTGTTTCAGATATCAACAACAACACTCTCCAGCTGATGTCAGTCCTCTCTGCAGCCCGGCCTGTACTGGAGTTTTAAGGCAGATGCCTGTAACCAAATTTCAGAGtccaataaatctttttttaacataaagGCAAAATACAAACTGCAGTGTTTGAGATATTTTATAGTGTAAAAAGAAACTTGTCAACACTCTCTGGAGGACAAATGACCTCAAACTtatctttgacatttctttACTGGCATTTACTGGTACTGATCAGACCACAGATACGCTGGTGCTGATATATGTGTGATAAACTAATATGAGCCGCTACGTTCACCCAGATGATTTATCAGCTGGACTTTGTTTCATACAGCGAGCAGCAGGAAGTCGCTTTTAACATTCATGAGTCTGTTTGCATGCAGTTTCATTCagttgttggtgtgttttttatgaCTGGCAGTtaatggctgcaactaatgaatgtttttattatccAATAATCtgtattgattcatttattacTAGTTTGGTTTATaatatatcagaaaatggttagAAAAAGCCTTGTTTTACAatattgagtgtttttttttgtccataacccaaaaaaattcagtttactgtcatagaggacgaaagaaaccagaaaatattcacatttagaagctggaatcaaagaatttgggcgttttttctaaaaaacaaaagactcagaatagttggtgattaattttctgctttACTGGCAGTTATAAATTATTCTGTTTCGGAGAATAAATGAATCAGAAGGATTTTGATCTGAAGAAGATGTTTTTGCAGAATTTGGGAGGATTTGTTGTCTCACTTTGTTGTATTTGAGCAGCGTGGGAGCGTCAGTCTCTGTGTTCACATtagtttttttctcagtttttctctctctctctctctctctctcagatacCTCCGTCCCTCCTGTGACATCATCCTCAGCGGTGACCTCGACCTCAGACGCCGTTCCTCCCAAACCAAAGAAGCCGCGGGGCCTGGAGCtgccctcctccccctccctccctcccggCCTCTCCCTGGATAAGGTCCGCAGCCTGCACTCTCAACAACATCAATcaattattttgaatttttcttGAATATTAAATGAACTGATGCGGTTGGGAATCGAACCCTCGACCCTGGCAGCCCCTTACTGGGCTCCAGCTGCGAAGcctgtgacatcacatcctcTGTTTCCTCCGCAGGTTAACGCAGCTGTTAACAGTTTATTGGCTCCCGGATCAGCGACCAACACGCTCACGCCGACCGTCATCACCTCCCACGCTCTGGTAAACGCGCCGCCCTCGAAGAAGAcgcttgttgttgtgttgaaacGTTGTGTTTGTTCTCTGACTTTTTTCGTTGTTTTTCATCTGATATgaaactctctttctctccgtcCAGACTCCGGTCCTGCTGACTCCCAGTCCTCTTCCCTCCACCATCCACTTCTGGAGCACGCTCAGTCCCATCGCTCCCCGCTCCCCCGCCAAGCTCTCCTTCCAGGTAATACACCGAGCCCGCTGCGTGTAATGGTTATCATAACCGTCTAAATCCAGATACTGTAACTGCCAGTAACAAATAAAGACCAGTCCCTTTATAAAGACCTGTCCAAAGGTTAGTTATAAGAttattttgtgtgcatttgtcaGCTGTCGGGAGACGTTTTACATCTATAGACTGTAGGTGAGAAGgtgctgcaggaagctgtttagagtttcagtcagcagcatcagacctgcagcaaacactgtcactgctgcagctccagcagcaTCCAGTCACTGTGGGAAAGAAGAGAGTTTAgcatttttctgctgcttatctGGGTCCAATTACTGTTATAAACTGCCGGGAAGTCTGATAAAAATTATTCTAGGTCATATCGTCCCTGCTGGTTTACCGTCATACTTTCATATTTTGACCGCTATGATTGTGAAACGCGTTCAACAGCATGTGGTGttaatttaacttaaatttAACTGCAGAAACTCTGAAGGAAGTTTAGTTTTTCAGTTGCTGTGTGGTTTTTCACTTATCGGGAAGGtcggtggttcgatccccggctcctccggTCAGCACGTTGAAGTGTCCTCGCGAAAGATACTAAACCCCAAACTGCtccaaagtgtgtgtgtgtgtgtcagtggcaaggcaagtttatttgtatagcacatttcaagtGGTTTACATAGAGCACAAAGGGTATTAaatcagaatataaaagcaacacaagtaaaaagacatataaaaacaattagaAAGTGttacatttagaaataaaaggaagctaaaagggaataagacagataaaacaagagaagaaaagtaacagtgcagtgtaaaatattaaccctcaatgtggtttaatgaaaggtAAACAGGAAAGTCTTCAGCTgcgatttaaaagaactgagagtcgcagctgacctgcagttttctgggagtttgttccagatatgtggagcataaaaactgaacgctgcttctccatgtttagttttgactctggggacagaaagcagacctgatccagacctgatccagacctcCTTAGaggaagcagcagatcagaaatgtattttggccccgAACCATTCactgctttataaaccaacagcaatatCTTAAAGTCAGTTCtttaacagacaggaagcaaTGGGTGAATGAGTATTAGAAACACTGTAAAGCGTTGTatcgctcctgatgagcaggttggcacctcgCACGGtggcctctgccatcagtgtttgagtgtgtgtgtgtctgtgtgtgtgaatgctggCGTGTGTTGTAAAGCGCTCCAAGTGGTCGTTAGACTAGAAAAAGGctttatataaatgcagcccatttaccATTGAAGCTGCTGTCAGTGAAACTCAACTCACCCTGCTGAGTTTTCTCAGTGAAAACAGGAAAGGGAGGCGTTATGCTTAAGAGATTTTAATATGAGATACCTTCACTGGAAATGTCATTTAAGATagtgataaaagaaaaaaagtcgaGGTGATAGATAACTGTATTGTTTTAAGCAGAGCGTTGAGTATGACAGGACtgttttaacatgaacattatACTAAACAGGAGCAGAAAACAGGGAGCCTTTTTActaaaatgtaatcaaatataaaacagcagaatataaatgaaggttttaaatTATAGGAGTTAAAGTGTATAATTAACCTGTTGGATCTCAGCGTGTGACAGCAGGTTTGgaacaaaatatcaaatgttttcaaatctccttgaaaaaagaaaaaaaatgtcacctgTGACTTGTTTACAGGTTTCGCACCGTTACTCACAACCACAAACATCTTTGACCGGTTTGTGTGCAGCTTTGTGAACTGAAACCACATCAAAAGCACAAACGTGTTCAGCTCTTCATCCTCACACATTGCTGCAATATGTAGATTTTTTTGTGCAACACATTTTGCAGTTCAAATTAGAACCACACATATTATTATCACAGCGGTGCAACTGTCAGGTTTTTAGAAGAGCAGCTCTGTAGATGTCTGtctgtgagacagacagacagctgctggatGAATTATCATAAAGTTTGGTACAGATATGTTGAGGATGAATCCAAATGACCTCAGTGATCCTTCTATTCTAGCGTCATCATCAGTTTGGATACTACAGACGAAGACTCTCCTCCAAACATTTATTATAAGCAGGTTTTGACTCTGGAAAAGAGGCAAAATTCAGTATACTCAAACCAGACCAGCCTGATTTCAGTTTAAATGAACACTGTGGTTTAACATTATTGTTCTACAAATCAACGCACAGCGAGGGTAAAACTGCACATGTGGAGGGCAGCGTTACACGTCTCATAGTGTACATTGATGCTGCTGGAATTACATCAAAAGAGGAAAAGTAGACAAGAAACATCTGGAataaaaacttgtgaaaaagaGGTAGTGGTGTGCTCGAGGACTGTCTCGATCATATAAAACTCAAGATAAATGCTCTTGAAGATAAGGGTCATCAcatagaaggaaaaaaacaaactggagCAGGAATGGAAAAACTCTGCgattaaacgcacaatatgtcatttcagccgctaggggtctcaatcaaaacaataacaaaagacggagtgtgatgacggtgtgaagtagcaagggatcatgggagttgttgtcttcctcgttaaataaccagcttcaccgggataggattactccagtgttcatcattcaggatgtttttacccgcagaggtctcctcctctccaaacgGAACCggtgattacaggtaaaaacactgaataaaactgattcacctaaaaaaaatcattgtttctccgacgatgtttggtgaccaccggacgtCCGTTATGGGCcgttagccgagctgctgctaacacttgttcggtttatttctcttataactttagattcAGACGTTCGgccggtttctcccgggagccgaattacccgcagaggtctcctcctctccaaaaacaaacgtacacgcagattaaaattgttaaaatactaatttaagctgttttacctaaaaaatcagtgtttctccgacgatgttcggCGACGACCGGACGTCCGTTATGGGCcgttagccgagctgctgctaacacttgttcggtttatttctaATATAACGGTCGgtcggtttctcccgggagccaaattatccgcagaggtctcctcctctccaaaaacaaaggtacacgcagattaaaatcgttaaaatactaatttaaGCTGtttacctaaaaaatcagtgtttctccgacgatgttcggtgaccaccggacttcctggaggggctgttagccaagctgctgctaacgtttgtccagtttattcctctgataacttaagatccagacgtccaatgactaaaatccttcttccggccaaaagatatagttaaaagccacctaaatttatcatgaaaatgtggcttaaaactgaataaaagtcaatttataacaatTTCTGTGGAACAAGCACAACACCGATGTactatcttgtatgtgtgtaagttactctttggtagacgccattgtagcggacaaacacagcaccGCTGtgtgcatcttgtgcgtgtttactctttggtagaggaggtatgacgccattgacatgcgaccaaatgaaacggtccgttactttgattaaattacagatttctctgggtttgaaaattgttggataATATTCTACATTTATAGAAAAGGCGTGTAATCAATCTCCTCATTTAAACCAGGATATAGCATTGCATCAAGTTTGAATGCATCAAGTTTGAAAATCCAAAAAGTTTCCCTTTGGAGAAGTCTGTGTAAACGATCGCCACCCCTGATGGAGATTTTTACTAATTCTGAACCCTAAACATCTGGAATAATCGGCAGAATACAAGGCGGCGGCTGGTTGTCTGAAGTCGCAGATGATATGAGATCCATCGCAGGaggttttgtgttgttttccatTTAGTATGAGACGTGTAGTCGACTTCATTTGTTGTATACTTGGTGCAAAAACCGCATACCGTGACCAAGCGGCAAACTCgggggctgtaaaatgaagccaatgcggaagtgccacttgaggctccaaaagcgagtcaatctccatagacccccatgttaaaatgcccaactttacagcagaaataaacatgtttacagcctggtacaaacaacggttttggtctctaaagctaatttctcctttcatgacaactgtacggggggtgaatttttttataactcgctcgtttaagttttattaagccgtaaagttctgcataatgaaggacatggctgctttgagtgacaggtccaccagctgctaggtggcttgtttcagccattcggcccgcctctttgcccatttttgattggctgggagttaggcagtgtcacgcactgccaagatggcgacggccggagcagctcgctttgagcttcaaaaccgctcttcagaaaccaacgggtgacgtcacggtaactacgtccatatttttatacagtctatgaccGTGACGAGTAGCGTGTAGTTCATACTGAATAGAATTAGTTTGTAGTGTGGAAGACACTACAGTCATGTAActcaacatgctaacatgctgatatttagtaatgcttcaccatcttagtttagcgtgttagcatgctaacatttgctaatcagcactaaacacaaaggacaaaaaaataaatgcacaaataaaaattCTCATCTGATGATGTAGATAGAGtaattacagttcatcctgaggggaaagTGAATGTGTGAACAAGACTTCATGATAATCATTACTGAATATATTTCCGATTCCATataacaggaaaacacagacacaaaaagccCAACATGGAGGAGGTTTGAGA is a genomic window of Thunnus maccoyii chromosome 4, fThuMac1.1, whole genome shotgun sequence containing:
- the elk1 gene encoding ETS domain-containing protein Elk-1 gives rise to the protein MDSNPLINAMDPSITLWQFLLHLLEDQRQRHLISWTGDEGEFKLLDAEEVARLWGLRKNKHNMNYDKLSRALRYYYDKNIIKKVSGQKFVYKFVSQPDPSLPDGIRNGDESQRRDNADPNGQSKGLVGVASTCPSKGLPQRSSPSSSQKSSRNDYMKSGLYSTFTIQSLQASPNPRPIKTELLLQQDPASKVDLTAREVCLLSESKSSPSVGGAVDPALQVIVTQPSPCPTPALSPQIPANTSSQSQNPPAPPLNDPPQIYLTSIGDPSSLTPLIPLGPVGGSVSPVPPPHVAMGPQVPQQDDCGGVANTASFPPHPHAAPHQNHPPPVFVIINPPPPQQQQQQQQQQQQQQQQQQQQQQQQQQQQQQQQAAMAAAPPSVAAPSAPTTTRPPPPPIVIKEENLPSREELLEMVSLEEKQVPQLICGSGEAEPPLTIVESPPPSCLEPGVGGQQPGGEWGAKGEAKDSLTDTSVPPVTSSSAVTSTSDAVPPKPKKPRGLELPSSPSLPPGLSLDKVNAAVNSLLAPGSATNTLTPTVITSHALTPVLLTPSPLPSTIHFWSTLSPIAPRSPAKLSFQFPTNGSNQIHIPALSVDGLSTPVVLSPGPQKP